A genomic window from Chrysoperla carnea chromosome 3, inChrCarn1.1, whole genome shotgun sequence includes:
- the LOC123295681 gene encoding trypsin-7-like → MLFFTVAVLCFSLTSSSPLTNRIINGTLAPFVPWIANILTEYKSVPIPYFPQASYISIERDCGGSIIAPNWVLTARHCIFTHENKPLSEEFHVSVGSNNLYSGQVIKVIDIVVFNSDPEDDLALLKLESDVKIIPIKVQYEDNLHYEGRLATIYGWGKTELFNSTNLLRKTNVQLIDREQCGQKRFICFDPSLTHSNACSGDSGGPMIVQENGETRLIGVAHAVYVTKDGSCAEGLGKPSLYVSTAYYGSWIQSVIG, encoded by the exons atgcttttttttactGTTGCTGTTTTGTGCttttcat taACATCAAGCTCACCCTTGACAAATCGCATCATTAATGGCACCCTCGCACCATTTGTACCATGGATAGCAAATATTTTAACAGAGTATAAATCAGTACCTATACCATATTTTCCACAAGCTTCGTATATATCAATCGAACGTGACTGCGGAGGCAGTATAATTGCTCCTAATTGGGTTTTAACAGCCAGACATTGTATTTTTACTCATGAAAATAAACCTTTGTCTGAG GAATTCCATGTAAGTGTTGGaagtaataatttgtatagcGGTCAAGTTATAAAAGTAATTGACATCGTTGTCTTCAATTCCGACCCTGAAGATGATCTTGCTCTTTTGAAATTGGAAAGTGATGTAAAGATCATCCCAATCAAAGTACAGTATGAAGATAATTTGCATTACGAAGGAAGATTAGCTACAATTTATGGATGGGGCAAAACAGAACTATTTAATTCGACAAACCTTTTAAGAAAAACTAATGTACAACTTATAGATCGTGAACAATGTGGACAGAaaagatttatttgttttgatccTAGCCTTACACATTCAAACGCTTGTTCTGGAGACAGTGGTGGACCAATGATTGTTCAAGAAAACGGAGAAACACGATTAATTGGTGTTGCTCATGCTGTATACGTCACTAAGGACGGCTCATGTGCAGAAGGTTTGGGTAAACCTTCGTTGTATGTTAGTACAGCATATTATGGTTCGTGGATTCAAAGTGTTATTGGTTAA